The Streptococcus sp. S5 genome contains a region encoding:
- a CDS encoding thiamine pyrophosphate-dependent dehydrogenase E1 component subunit alpha encodes MATLDKSLLLEMFRKMEEIRRMDLKIAQLVKKGKVPGMTHFSVGEEAANVGAMLALNDDDLLTSNHRGHGQAIAKGIDLNGMMAEILGKYTGTCKGKGGSMHIADLDAGNLGANGIVGGGMGIAVGAALTQQMKKTGKIVVCFFGDGATNEGVFHEAVNMASIWNLPVIFYCINNGYGISADIKKMTNIQHIHERCAAYDIPGMFIPDGNNVIDVYEGFKKAVDHVRSGKGPVLIESVTYRWLGHSSSDPGKYRTREEVEEWKKKDPIENLRKYLLENEIASAEELDQIQEEVKEAVEASVKFAEESPFPPLESAFEDIYAD; translated from the coding sequence ATGGCAACATTAGATAAAAGTCTCTTATTGGAAATGTTCCGTAAAATGGAAGAAATCCGTCGCATGGACTTAAAAATTGCACAGTTAGTAAAAAAAGGGAAAGTGCCAGGAATGACGCACTTTTCTGTTGGGGAAGAAGCGGCTAACGTTGGCGCGATGTTGGCTTTGAACGATGATGATTTGCTGACATCTAACCACCGTGGTCACGGACAAGCCATTGCTAAAGGAATCGATTTGAATGGCATGATGGCTGAGATCCTTGGGAAATATACCGGTACTTGTAAGGGGAAAGGCGGCTCCATGCATATCGCTGACCTCGATGCTGGTAACCTTGGTGCTAACGGGATCGTTGGTGGTGGTATGGGAATTGCAGTAGGTGCTGCCCTTACTCAACAAATGAAAAAAACTGGTAAGATTGTTGTCTGCTTCTTTGGCGATGGCGCAACCAACGAAGGTGTCTTCCACGAAGCAGTCAATATGGCTTCCATCTGGAATCTGCCAGTAATTTTCTACTGTATCAATAACGGTTACGGAATCTCTGCCGATATCAAGAAAATGACCAATATCCAGCATATCCATGAGCGTTGTGCTGCTTATGACATTCCTGGTATGTTTATTCCTGATGGGAACAACGTTATTGATGTCTATGAAGGATTTAAGAAGGCAGTCGACCATGTTCGCTCTGGTAAAGGCCCTGTCTTGATTGAAAGTGTCACCTATCGTTGGCTTGGTCACTCTTCATCTGACCCTGGTAAATACCGAACACGTGAAGAAGTCGAAGAGTGGAAGAAGAAAGATCCAATCGAAAACCTTCGCAAGTATCTCCTTGAAAATGAGATTGCGAGCGCAGAAGAATTGGATCAGATCCAAGAAGAAGTAAAAGAAGCAGTGGAAGCTTCAGTGAAATTTGCGGAAGAAAGCCCATTCCCTCCACTCGAATCAGCTTTCGAAGATATTTACGCAGACTAA
- a CDS encoding alpha-ketoacid dehydrogenase subunit beta — METKLMSFRDTIILAMSEEMRRDENVLLMGEDVGVFGGDFGTSVGMLEEFGPERVRDCPISEAAISGAAAGAAMTGLRPIVDMTFMDFSVIAMDAIVNQAAKTRYMFGGKGQVPMTVRCAAGNGVGSAAQHSQSLESWFTHIPGLKVVAPGTPADMKGLLKSSIRDNNPVIILEYKSEFNQKGEVPVDPDYTIPLGVGEIKREGTDVTVVTYGKMLRRVMQAAEELAEEGISVEVVDPRTLVPLDKEIIINSVKKTGKVVLVNDAHKTSGYIGEISAIISESEAFDYLDAPIRRCAGEDVPMPYAQNLENAMIPTVESIKDAIRKTYNKE; from the coding sequence ATGGAAACTAAATTAATGTCTTTCCGCGATACCATTATCCTTGCTATGTCTGAGGAAATGCGTCGCGACGAAAATGTATTGTTGATGGGAGAAGATGTCGGGGTTTTCGGTGGAGACTTCGGAACTTCAGTAGGAATGCTTGAGGAATTCGGTCCAGAACGTGTTCGTGACTGTCCGATTTCTGAGGCCGCGATTTCAGGTGCAGCAGCAGGTGCAGCCATGACTGGACTTCGCCCAATCGTTGATATGACCTTCATGGATTTCTCAGTAATTGCCATGGATGCTATTGTCAACCAAGCTGCTAAAACTCGCTACATGTTTGGTGGAAAAGGGCAAGTCCCGATGACAGTCCGCTGTGCTGCTGGTAATGGAGTTGGATCTGCAGCTCAACACTCCCAATCCTTGGAATCATGGTTTACTCATATTCCTGGTTTGAAAGTTGTTGCTCCTGGTACGCCTGCGGATATGAAAGGACTTCTCAAGTCATCTATCCGTGATAACAACCCCGTTATCATTCTTGAGTACAAATCAGAATTCAACCAAAAAGGGGAAGTGCCTGTTGATCCAGACTACACGATTCCACTTGGTGTCGGAGAAATCAAACGTGAAGGAACTGACGTCACTGTCGTAACCTACGGAAAAATGCTTCGTCGCGTGATGCAAGCAGCTGAAGAATTAGCAGAAGAAGGGATCTCAGTAGAAGTAGTAGACCCACGTACCTTGGTCCCACTCGATAAAGAGATCATCATTAATTCTGTCAAGAAAACAGGAAAAGTAGTTCTTGTCAATGATGCCCACAAGACAAGTGGCTATATTGGTGAAATTTCAGCTATTATCTCTGAATCAGAAGCATTTGATTACTTGGATGCACCGATCCGCCGTTGTGCGGGGGAAGATGTGCCAATGCCTTACGCACAAAACCTTGAGAATGCAATGATTCCAACAGTTGAAAGCATCAAAGATGCCATTCGGAAAACGTATAATAAAGAATAA
- a CDS encoding dihydrolipoamide acetyltransferase, with protein MADDKLRATPAARKLADDLGINLYDVSGSGANGRVHKEDVETYKDTNVVRISPLAKRIALEHNIAWQEIQGTGHRGKIMKKDVLAFLPENIENETIKSPAEIEKVEEAPDNVTPYGEIERIPMTPMRKVIAQRMVESYLTAPTFTLNYDVDMSQMLALRKKVLDPIMEATGKKVTVTDLLSLAVVKTLMKHPYINASLTEDGKTIITHNYVNLAMAVGMDNGLMTPVVYNAEKMTLSELVVAFKDVIGRTLDGKLAPSELQNSTFTISNLGMFGVQSFGPIINQPNSAILGVSATVEKPVVVNGEIVIRPIMSLGLTIDHRVVDGMAGAKFMKDLKALIEDPISMLV; from the coding sequence ATGGCTGATGATAAGCTAAGAGCGACTCCTGCGGCCAGAAAATTAGCGGATGATCTAGGGATCAACCTCTATGATGTTTCTGGTTCAGGCGCAAACGGTCGTGTCCACAAAGAAGACGTGGAAACTTATAAAGACACAAATGTGGTTCGCATTTCACCACTTGCAAAACGAATTGCTTTAGAACACAATATTGCTTGGCAAGAAATCCAAGGAACTGGTCATCGTGGTAAGATCATGAAGAAGGACGTCCTTGCTTTCCTTCCTGAAAATATTGAGAATGAGACCATTAAGTCACCTGCTGAAATAGAGAAGGTGGAGGAAGCTCCAGATAATGTGACACCTTATGGTGAGATCGAGCGGATTCCGATGACACCAATGCGGAAGGTGATCGCTCAACGGATGGTGGAATCTTACTTGACAGCACCAACCTTCACCTTGAACTACGACGTCGATATGTCTCAAATGTTGGCTCTTCGTAAGAAGGTATTGGATCCAATCATGGAAGCCACTGGTAAGAAAGTCACTGTAACAGATTTGCTTTCTCTAGCAGTGGTTAAGACCTTGATGAAACACCCATACATCAATGCGTCATTGACGGAAGATGGCAAAACCATCATCACTCACAATTATGTCAACTTAGCGATGGCAGTTGGGATGGACAATGGACTCATGACACCGGTTGTCTATAACGCAGAAAAAATGACCTTGTCAGAGTTGGTCGTAGCCTTCAAGGATGTTATCGGACGTACCTTGGACGGGAAATTAGCTCCAAGTGAATTGCAAAACTCAACCTTTACCATTAGTAACTTAGGAATGTTTGGCGTTCAATCATTTGGACCGATTATCAACCAACCAAACTCTGCCATCCTTGGAGTTAGTGCAACGGTTGAAAAACCAGTTGTTGTAAATGGTGAAATTGTCATTCGTCCAATCATGAGCTTGGGCTTGACCATTGACCACCGCGTTGTCGATGGTATGGCTGGTGCCAAATTCATGAAAGACTTGAAAGCCTTGATTGAAGACCCGATTTCAATGTTGGTCTAA